One genomic window of Calidithermus timidus DSM 17022 includes the following:
- a CDS encoding HEPN domain-containing protein: MSVEKQQREAHRWLRQAKDDLEAAQSLVAAGKYAQAAFFAQQAGEKALKAVWFFQDADPWGHSLGRLVREMPEGSRERFAPLLEAALALDKLYIPTRYPDALAELTPAEAYTQAEARAALTQAEAILKAAEDWLEEAA; the protein is encoded by the coding sequence ATGAGCGTGGAAAAACAGCAGCGTGAGGCCCACCGCTGGCTCCGCCAGGCTAAAGACGACCTCGAGGCGGCCCAATCCTTGGTGGCGGCTGGGAAGTATGCCCAAGCAGCCTTTTTCGCCCAACAAGCCGGGGAAAAAGCCCTAAAGGCCGTGTGGTTCTTTCAAGACGCCGACCCCTGGGGGCACTCCCTGGGTCGGCTGGTGCGAGAGATGCCCGAGGGGTCCAGGGAACGCTTTGCTCCCCTACTGGAGGCAGCTTTAGCCCTAGATAAGCTTTACATCCCTACCCGCTACCCCGACGCCCTGGCTGAACTCACCCCCGCCGAAGCCTACACGCAAGCGGAAGCCAGGGCTGCTTTGACCCAGGCCGAGGCCATCCTGAAGGCAGCCGAGGATT